GCGTGAGAACAACCCTGACACTTGCCCATTAGCCGCACTTCAGAGTGAAGAGGATTAGTGTTCGATAACCCGGAGATGATACCGATCATCCGCAAGACTATCTCGAGACGTCTTCTTTTATCCGCTTTGAAATCCTTGGGACTTCTCGTCTTAGAGACTTATAAACgtattttctgattttcttTCTGCTGAAagagattaaataaaacagaataaaataaaattgaaaacgttgcgctgtttaataaataaattatttcatcaataaaACATCATGCTTGAATTACAGATGCACTAAATAATATTGAGTTTTACatcattttaatatgaaaaataatttttatatcattattctttaacgtcatataaatatttctttattttacaacattttaaataaacaatttattttgctataacaaattataatcgTATACAATGTCACTTATACATCAATGTTTTGATATTTCTTCTCCGAgattatcgtaaaattatcAGCAGCTGTACAATTGGACGCAAGCGGCATTTTGTCCTGCCGAAGATACATTTCCTGATCAAACtgattgattatattattttcactttgACAGAAATTTCTATTCAGTGCTGAAGCGTCCATGCTTTCCGATTTTGTAATTGCCTTCGCACGTACTTCTGGCAGATTTATTGCTATGCTtggctaaaataaataataaataaaataataaataaaacttaacatcacataaatatcgaaaaaaatgatcattACAAATTGTTAGTCGCAAAATATTGTATGTAACGTAGAAagtgtatattttctttattgatgGAGCTGTTAAACCCACTATTGATTTAGAAGTTGAATCCGCTAGAAATTGATGATCCTTGCTGTCAACATAACTGTGATACAGCGACCTTGTTCGCCTTGGAGTAACAGGTAGAACCCTCCTTCTTTGTTTTGGTAGCTTACTGCGCGCctgaaaatttacatttagctcttttatatctacaTACTTAATCTTCGTGTAAAGTATTAGGCTAAATTCGTCAATAAAATGGTAATGTTGCGCgcaaatagttataaattgacCCTCGTATAGAGACGTGTAAAGAAAGTAGTCAGAAAAAAATAGTCATCACTATTTATCACTTGAATCTtactttcacattttttaattattttgcaaacaatttgaaaaaagggtaaaaataaatattaattctcctGAAAAATTTGAACATCAAAATCCAATGAACCCTTGGCCTACACCGAGATTATTGGCATAAAGAATTATGCGAGCACCTGCGTATGCGAGTAGAACATGGAAAAGTTGCTGACAATGACCGGAACCGGGAGTGCGATAGTAAGAACACCGGCGAGAGCGCACAGTCCGCCGATGAACATGCCGGGAAAAGTTTTCGGTGTCATATCACCGTAGCCTACAGTAGTCATAGTAACTAAGGCCCACCACAGACCTCGCGGTATGCTGTCAAAATCGTTGTGAGGATTTTCCTGCAAAGCATCGGAATCCGAGAATAAAAAGACGAAAGTAGAATGGAATCTTTAGCTTggagaataaaatatccaaTCTAACGGAATGTATAATTTACTAAATTCATATGTATGTTAAGTTGGCACATTTAATTCTCATTTTTACGGAAAAAGTAGACTCGAAGATTCCAATTTTCGCAGTGTCTCGCAGCTTCGCAATCCggaaaatttcacaattttcttaCTTAATACTTGAAGCTTCTAGCGTATTCCATTGTAAAGTTTCTGTAACTTTACTGAATTCTCATCCCGATTCGtgctcttaaaatatttagtcatCCATCCTTCATGAAACTAATAGCGCTACTGTACCTGCAAGCGTTCAGCATAGAATATGAGACTGGCGAAAAGCACGATTCCTAGCACGAGGAAGAAGACTAGTAAGGCCAGCTCTTTGGCGGATGCCTTAAAGGTATGAATAAGGATTCTAAACCCGGGCGAGTGCCTCGTCAACTTGAATAGTCGTAGGACGCGCGCTATTGACAGGAGTTCCAGATAAAGATTCGGTTCCGCCAGGAATTCTGTGTAGAAGCTCATCGTCGCCACCAGATCGATCGCATTGACCGGCGACATGGCGAAACGCCTTAGGCTGGGGCTTACCTGCAATTAAGTTACATGGCATCGTAGTGTTCGTTATGTTACCTCCATCATGAAGGAGGATAACTTTGGCTTATCGATCACAAATTGGACATAATTAGCATACCATCTCTACATAGCGAAATATTAAGATCAAAATGAAGGCACATTATTTGCttgttttacacaaaatttaaatattatttaaagccCGCTTCAGACGATAAACAATTCGCGATAGAATTCgagataaaaatctttttataattttatataattaaaaactcgtAAAGCACATCAAAATACGCGCgtgtaaaatacatatgcactgatatatattttatacgtgcGTTTTCTGACTTTTTAAATCTTCCTCTTTTATTTTAAGCgcgcataaaattataaataacgttTTATCTCGAATTCGGAAGAAAATGCAATAAGATCGTACGAGACTACGCAGTACTATTTCCACGGTGAACCAAGCGTTGCAAGCGTGTTCCAGATAGAAAAATGCTCGATGCGGACCAGCGGTTTCACTATTATCCGAATGATTTTCATAGTCTCGTTTATTGTTCGATGGTTCCACCGGTGTTTGGTTTTTCGCACAAAAGCAGAGCACTGACAGACAAATGAAGAACACCGATACACAAGCTATGCATTTGGCTGTCGACGATAAGTACGGCTCATCGAAAAGAACCCAAATGCGAGATCGTAGCTTTTGCCATCTCGTCAAGGTTCCTCTGTGATAATCTTCCTCAAACCCCAAAAGCCGCGCGATTTCTTCACCGCTGAGTTTCTCACTCTCAATGTCGAGCTTATCGAGAATCGCCAGGGTGGCTTGCGTGTCTCGATGAATGCTATATGTGCTCCAACAGCACGGCTCTACCTACAGAAAATCAACTTAATTAAAGAACTATTAAACTACTCTATAGGCAATCTCATCGATTTGtgttgataaattatattgcttcTACAAGTAAGCCGCGTACAGTTTATATGACAAATTCGCACTAGTAAGAAGATTATAGGTTTAAAGTCTAAAAATATACCataagaaaagaatattttgctaaaacaacttttatttttagatgaaaatttttcttagttttagatttagtattaaatatatcgagTATAAAAACGAAGACAATTTCTTAccattttgttgaattttccTCTTAAATTTatgcgtgaaaaaaaaatataatattaacgatACATTTCTCCAATTCAATTTttgagattaataaaatattaattattgagacTTATATCCACAATAAATCCGCTGTGCAGTGTCGTTActctgtaatttattttactgttatattttttcaataaatatacacTACCGATTAAAAGTTTGAGTGCACTAAGTTTTATTTGGAGCAATCCAAAGAACTGCCCATCACAcataacaaaatgcaaaacataaaagtttttgGTAAGACTTCGGTATGTCGCTTATATTCAAACCTTGCGTAggagtttaaaatatttagttcaCATTAGATCTggttatatttcattaatttttagctATTAATATTGTTCAAATGTTGATTATAAAGTTTGACGTTTCCGCACATTCGCATTTATGGCATTCAAAACATTCAGTAAGTACTACGTGCCtgtaaaatttcatcaaaatcgGACGTGGGTCGCATACGAAGTTCAgccaagttttttaaaataaaaatagcataATAAGGTAacgtgtatttattatatagaaCTAGTATTTATCGTATCAAAGCTTTTATTTGTCAAAGCTTTTCGACGAAAATGCGCAGTTGTTAGAGAATGTTCTTACTTGAATGGAAATCTATTTCAATCCAATACATCGATAAATTGCTAACAAGAATGCCTCGCGGTTGTCGAGCAGTCATTGTagcttgcaaaaaatattttgaagaacacaaaatatagtttttagaaaataaagttttaaattaataagctGAATGTAGGaacgttattatttttgttaaaataaatttttatgttttgcattttgttatgTGTAATTAATAGTTCTTACATTACTCCAAATAAAACTTAgtgtgtttaaatttttaactagtgtatataattttttcaaatataatacattaggaaaaatatttagctaaagaaatcaattttttgtgacaaaaatatttgagttAATATATTCAATCAAGTCTAGTTTAGTTTTCCTAAACAAATGTCTTTGTtagcaacatttttttcctatCATTTCTTAAGataacaagtaaaaaatattaataaaacaagttttattaatttagataaaaatgttctattaattttgctttattaacTTAACTAATTTATCATATGTAATATCAATCTAATCCAGTGAGAAATGATAAGTCGAAAAGACGTATATTAGACATCTAGTAGATATCTAGAAGTTTTTCGAGTATCCTGTATTTCTCACAAGAAATctaattttgctttattaaacTAACTTTATTAACTTGATTATTtgaactaaataataaaatctcgGTCTTTTTAACAACTAAATTATTTGGTCAAaacaacaaaatgtaaaaattattttagcaaaaacaATCAAATCTTTCATAACACGAAACAAAACATTTGGCTGCTATAAACAAAAGC
This genomic window from Linepithema humile isolate Giens D197 chromosome 5, Lhum_UNIL_v1.0, whole genome shotgun sequence contains:
- the LOC105675878 gene encoding potassium voltage-gated channel protein Shaw-like isoform X1 encodes the protein MVWSHCRIVIKRVPLLLHVGFSFWNTFYEKMEDGKWNDRVILNVGGVRHETYKTTLKKIPATRLSRLTKALVNYDPVLNEYFYDRHPGVFAQVLNYYRTGKLHYPTDVCGPLFEEELEFWGLDSNQVEPCCWSTYSIHRDTQATLAILDKLDIESEKLSGEEIARLLGFEEDYHRGTLTRWQKLRSRIWVLFDEPYLSSTAKCIACVSVFFICLSVLCFCAKNQTPVEPSNNKRDYENHSDNSETAGPHRAFFYLEHACNAWFTVEIVLRSLVSPSLRRFAMSPVNAIDLVATMSFYTEFLAEPNLYLELLSIARVLRLFKLTRHSPGFRILIHTFKASAKELALLVFFLVLGIVLFASLIFYAERLQENPHNDFDSIPRGLWWALVTMTTVGYGDMTPKTFPGMFIGGLCALAGVLTIALPVPVIVSNFSMFYSHTQARSKLPKQRRRVLPVTPRRTRSLYHSYVDSKDHQFLADSTSKSIPSIAINLPEVRAKAITKSESMDASALNRNFCQSENNIINQFDQEMYLRQDKMPLASNCTAADNFTIISEKKYQNIDV
- the LOC105675878 gene encoding potassium voltage-gated channel protein Shaw-like isoform X2 yields the protein MVWSHCRIVIKRVPLLLHVGFSFWNTFYEKMEDGKWNDRVILNVGGVRHETYKTTLKKIPATRLSRLTKALVNYDPVLNEYFYDRHPGVFAQVLNYYRTGKLHYPTDVCGPLFEEELEFWGLDSNQVEPCCWSTYSIHRDTQATLAILDKLDIESEKLSGEEIARLLGFEEDYHRGTLTRWQKLRSRIWVLFDEPYLSSTAKCIACVSVFFICLSVLCFCAKNQTPVEPSNNKRDYENHSDNSETAGPHRAFFYLEHACNAWFTVEIVLRSLVSPSLRRFAMSPVNAIDLVATMSFYTEFLAEPNLYLELLSIARVLRLFKLTRHSPGFRILIHTFKASAKELALLVFFLVLGIVLFASLIFYAERLQENPHNDFDSIPRGLWWALVTMTTVGYGDMTPKTFPGMFIGGLCALAGVLTIALPVPVIVSNFSMFYSHTQARSKLPKQRRRVLPVTPRRTRSLYHSYVDSKDHQFLADSTSKSIVGLTAPSIKKIYTFYVTYNILRLTISKHSNKSARSTCEGNYKIGKHGRFSTE